GTCTGTAGAGTGAAAGGAATTTAATtagaaaattatgtattttatactaATGTAACTGACAACAATGGGACAGACAGCAGACCAGCTGTATACAGTGAACGTCCAGCAGAATAAAAGATATTTATTGATTTGAAGGGCAGACACAGGATCAGGCTTTACACTGCACAGCACATGACAaagaatttctttacaaaaaccaAAAGGGTTTCATAAAACATCAGTGCACACGTTTCCTTTGGACGCAAGTGCATAGCACACCACTAACTACATCAGTTCTCCTTACAGTCTGTCGTTCATCCTCTGTGTTTTCAGGATGAGCTGCTGCTCTAACAGTTCTTGTTTGGCTGGTTTTGTTCTCTTTCGGGTATCGTGGCGTCTGCCTCAACCTCTTCCTGATCTGGCTGGACGAGTGGAGAGCCGCGGATGACTGCTGGTCCCCTCTCATCATCTGCATCATCATCGTCGTCCTCCTCTTCCCCTGCCTCCGTGTCCTGGCTGGCTGAATCCGTGCAGGTGGAGGACAGCGACGCCAGCTTGTGTCTCAGGTCGGCCTGTGTGGGCACCTGAAGAGAGATCTCAGAGGTGAACGACTCCACGTCCGGACCTGAGAGAGAATCATTCAGACAGGAAGAAGAAAAGGGTTTAGGAATGCAAATTACTCTTGAAAAGTCAGGCATTGATCAGACAATGTTCATGTTACTGgagttctgttccaaaacctagtaagctgcctacaGTTGCGCTGTAAGTGAGCAGGCACATTTACTATTGCTCTGCAAAAGTTTGTGGGCTAATTCTAGTCATTTCAAGAGGAAGCCACACAATATGGAGTTTCACATAAAGATGCAAATTCTCTgtgctgaccaacagaaagctgcttggtatGAAAGTCACTTCTGTGTGAGATGTGCTTCAtgcatcactacactattgacaattgaaaattgatcatttttgtccacaaatttttttctgaattaagcGAATGTGACCACAACCTTTATGAAACTTCAGTGAAATTTTGTGGGCAATGGTGTAACGACAAAGCACCCCTTACTCAGATCCCAAAAACAAATTGATGGAATGGAGTTGTgctgattacttgtggattactgtgatgtttttatcagccgtttggactctcattctgacggcacccattcactggagaggatccattggtaagcaagtgatgtaatgctacatttctcaaattctgttctgatgaagaaacaaactcacctacatattggatggcaTGAGAGTAGGGTTGCTAAGGGGTGGAAACGTTCCAGGATTTTGGCAATTTTCGGCAGCTTTGCCACCATTTTTGAGTGACACTCCCACATCTCAACATCAAGTCGACAACGAAGTCCAACCAAGTCCCCAAcctacattttgtatttttgttacacTTGAATGCAtcacaaaacagaagaaaaatatcCTGCTAGCAACATGCAACATGCTAGCATTAACCTCTAGTGGAATGTACTGCATATCACATCAGATTCCGTTTTAAATTCAGTTAGTCTGCATTCATAGGTAGCTGCTTATGTAGACTAAACAGTGAGGCAGTGCACTTGATTTTGGAACAGGAAGTCCAGTGTCCTGATGTTGCCTGTATAATCTAGAAAACTTGGCTTTCAGTGCAGCTCAATGTAATTAGTGATTAGAACCTGTTTGTTCTTCTCTGGATGCAATCAAAGAGCACAGACATCATCTCAGCGTGTCCTGCTGACGGTGGAGCTAAATGTCGGCTCTAATTTAATAGCATCTCAGCATTAGTAGAGCTAAAGAGTTATTTAAACATAAGAAGGGATGCCATACCAGGAACCCACTTTCATCATTAGCTAAGAGTTGTTTAGATGTATGGAAATCAGTCGGGCTCCACTTAAAAATGACACACGACAAAGCAAAAACACCTTTAGAGTGAGTAAATATTGATGGTTGGGAAAAAGTTGGTCACTATATGTATGTATACCCAGTAACGGTGAGGCCACACTGTTGTCCTCGCCACCAGAGTTGAGAAAGACGTCCAACGCCTCATGGTCAGACATGTCCATTAAGTCCATTTGCTCCAGCATGTCCACGTTCACCTCCATTGATGACATGCTTCCTATTGTCTCTGTGAACCAAAGGAAGACCAACAACATCACTTCCTGCAACCTCATTCTTCAATCACTAAGATATATCAAGGATTTGAGTCCAGGATGAACTTTTGACGCATGGAGTTCGCATCTCTGTGGACAAAGAAACCCTTCGTGTGAGTTCTTGAGTCAACTCTTGCCAAATAGAAGAGCAAATTTGGTTGTGTCAGCTCTCATTTGATGTACTGAGCTATGTCCTGGATTCGTCACCTTGCAATTATGTTGACTCTGTGATGTCATTAGCGCATGCTTCACAAACACAGATTGCGGCGTGAGGCATGCCCGTCACATGTGCGTGTGTGAGCGTGACATCAGTAAGCAGAGCGGTGAACTGCGTACCTCAAGGTTGTATAAGAGCGCAGCGGCACAGGGAGGTGGACAGCAAAGAGAGAGACATGTTAGCTCCCCTTTACAGTattgagacacaaacacaaccgcacactcacacactcagagTCTGTGTGTATGCTTTAAGAGAAATGACACAAAACACTCTTACAACACAATTTCAGTCCGTACTCCAAAACTATCCTGGTTTTAATTTTTCCTAAAGATTCACAGAGGACTGGTATATATTTCCACCTTGCTGAACATAACAGCAATGACCTGATGGCTGATCCTCATCTTCTTAATGACACACTGCCTGGTCTTAGCCCCACCTTGGCTGCTTCAGGTCAAACATACCTATTTACTGATGAGATCTGCCACTTGCACTCAGAGAAGCAATTGAAAACAGAGCTCcaaaacttgcaaaaaaaaacaaaaaacttttttatcagttttaattctgacacaacaaaacattaagtTTACATGAAAAGAGTTTTACTGGTATAAAAACTGAGATATGAGCATAAGCAGAACTGAAGGGTTTTTCAAGCCCCGCCCTCTGGCTGGTCTTAGCTCTGACTCACTACTTTTCCATTTGCTGCTTCAGTGTAGTTTATCTACTATGGAATCAGCATTCTCCATTGGACTTGCTGTTCCACAAAAACTCTCTTCAGCTGCTCTTTTGTACATTCCCATACACCATGAGTCATTTTATATGAATTGACTGGGTGGAAGATGAAAGCAACACTCAGTTTATCTGCTTCAGGGCTGGGAATAGCCTCCCCAATCCAATATCTTGGGTGCTAGGGACCCGCCACTCTTAACAGTATTTGTAATAACAACTGCTGAGTGTTTTTGCACCAGACCATCTCAGCAGACATTtctc
The Cyprinus carpio isolate SPL01 chromosome A19, ASM1834038v1, whole genome shotgun sequence genome window above contains:
- the LOC109093761 gene encoding dysbindin-like isoform X1, whose protein sequence is MLHCSTASLAVCVCVSNPPSSAACLDVQDVWRVACAVNEQQHSSTPTVRLLVRLSSGFGMSSPGSASSSKRNSSELEHAQRVAEAEPVQPQVKLKDRQKFFEEAFQQDMEHYLSTGYLQIAERRETIGSMSSMEVNVDMLEQMDLMDMSDHEALDVFLNSGGEDNSVASPLLGPDVESFTSEISLQVPTQADLRHKLASLSSTCTDSASQDTEAGEEEDDDDDADDERGPAVIRGSPLVQPDQEEVEADATIPEREQNQPNKNC
- the LOC109093761 gene encoding dysbindin-like isoform X2 — protein: MLHCSTASLAVCVCVSNPPSSAACLDVQDVWRVACAVNEQQHSSTPTVRLLVRLSSGFGMSSPGSASSSKRNSSELEHAQRVAEAEPVQPQVKLKDRQKFFEEAFQQDMEHYLSTGYLQIAERRGSMSSMEVNVDMLEQMDLMDMSDHEALDVFLNSGGEDNSVASPLLGPDVESFTSEISLQVPTQADLRHKLASLSSTCTDSASQDTEAGEEEDDDDDADDERGPAVIRGSPLVQPDQEEVEADATIPEREQNQPNKNC